A single region of the Thermodesulfatator indicus DSM 15286 genome encodes:
- a CDS encoding response regulator encodes MADKPKILIVDDEESIHLLYREELSEEGYEVISALNGPEAIELVDKENPDLVVLDINMPGMDGLEVLRIIKEKHPRLPVILCSAYPEFKQDLSSWASEDYIVKSFDLTELKESIKKNLAKTTEN; translated from the coding sequence ATGGCAGACAAACCTAAAATACTTATCGTTGACGACGAAGAAAGTATCCACCTTCTTTATAGAGAGGAACTCTCTGAAGAAGGCTATGAAGTTATCTCTGCCTTAAATGGCCCTGAAGCCATTGAACTGGTAGATAAAGAAAATCCAGATCTGGTGGTTCTTGACATAAATATGCCTGGCATGGACGGCTTAGAAGTTTTGCGCATCATTAAGGAAAAACATCCTCGTCTTCCAGTTATTTTGTGTTCTGCTTATCCGGAATTCAAACAAGACTTGAGTTCTTGGGCCTCAGAGGATTATATCGTCAAATCTTTTGATCTTACCGAATTAAAGGAATCTATTAAAAAGAATTTGGCTAAAACAACAGAAAACTAA
- a CDS encoding SDR family oxidoreductase, translating to MEFLITGGAGFIGSNIAEYLLCEGYKVRVLDNFSNGIPKNLAFVEEIPGAKARFTLIEGDIRDFKLCEEACKGVDYVFHEAALGSVPASVEDPATYQDVNATGTLNILRAASKTGVKRLVYAGSSSAYGDSEEETPAPKREDMLPNPMSPYAVTKLSGEYFCKIFPELYGLETVILRYFNVYGPRQDPKSQYAAVIPKFITALLKEETPTIFGDGEQTRDFIFVKDVVRANLLACKADKKAVGEVINIASGKAISINELYRIIAGIIDVDIKPNYAPSRAGDVRHSLADISKARHLLNLTDLTDLEEGLGKTIAWYKNYEKVKVS from the coding sequence ATGGAGTTTCTGATAACCGGCGGGGCTGGGTTTATTGGTTCAAATATTGCCGAATATCTTTTGTGTGAAGGCTATAAAGTACGAGTGCTTGATAATTTTTCTAACGGTATTCCTAAAAATCTGGCTTTTGTGGAAGAGATCCCTGGGGCTAAAGCTCGTTTTACTCTTATAGAGGGAGATATTAGGGATTTTAAGCTTTGTGAAGAGGCCTGCAAGGGGGTTGATTACGTTTTTCATGAAGCGGCTTTAGGCTCAGTGCCGGCCTCGGTGGAGGACCCGGCTACTTATCAAGATGTAAATGCCACGGGTACACTTAATATTTTGCGTGCCGCTAGCAAAACCGGAGTAAAGAGGCTCGTATATGCGGGTTCTTCTTCAGCTTATGGAGATAGCGAAGAAGAAACGCCAGCGCCTAAACGGGAAGACATGCTTCCCAATCCCATGTCACCTTACGCGGTAACCAAACTTTCAGGAGAATATTTTTGTAAAATTTTTCCTGAACTTTATGGCCTTGAGACGGTAATTCTCAGATATTTTAATGTCTATGGCCCCAGGCAGGACCCAAAATCCCAGTATGCGGCGGTAATACCTAAATTTATCACCGCTTTACTTAAAGAAGAAACTCCTACAATTTTTGGTGATGGAGAACAAACCCGAGATTTTATTTTTGTTAAAGATGTTGTGCGGGCTAATCTTCTTGCCTGTAAAGCTGATAAGAAAGCTGTGGGAGAAGTCATAAATATAGCTTCAGGTAAAGCTATAAGTATTAACGAACTTTATCGAATTATTGCTGGAATTATAGATGTAGATATAAAACCCAATTATGCTCCATCACGAGCGGGAGACGTACGCCATTCACTGGCTGATATTTCCAAAGCCCGTCATTTGCTTAACCTGACGGATCTAACAGACCTTGAAGAAGGGCTTGGCAAAACTATTGCCTGGTATAAAAATTATGAGAAAGTAAAAGTATCTTAA
- a CDS encoding sigma-54 interaction domain-containing protein, with the protein MNALATEQDKHLEGPLRNIVGQSPAIKRIKNLILQVADTDLNVVIYGESGVGKEVVARTLYACSYRSRGPFVKVNCAAIPEELLESELFGYEKGAFTGAERAKPGRFEQANGGVIFLDEIGDMPLSLQSKLLQVLQDQEFCRLGGKKDIKVDVWVITATNHDLEKDVEKGSFRQDLYYRLSVIKIYIPPLRERKEDIPLLCDYFANLYGRKYNVTDFKIPSSLLELFLKYSWPGNVRELENYIKRLVVLRDFEEVEIEIKRFLKILDPEDILETENEQFAKRIALELAKAEQGKICLKDVKKRVLALVEKKIIDMVLRQTDGNKKQAAALLGISYKALLYKLREFEEMGL; encoded by the coding sequence GTGAATGCACTAGCTACTGAACAAGATAAACATCTTGAAGGCCCATTAAGAAATATAGTTGGCCAAAGTCCTGCTATTAAGCGCATAAAGAATCTTATCCTCCAAGTAGCTGATACTGATTTAAATGTTGTTATATATGGAGAAAGCGGAGTCGGCAAGGAGGTGGTGGCAAGAACTTTATATGCCTGCTCTTATCGTTCCCGAGGACCTTTTGTTAAGGTTAATTGCGCTGCTATTCCCGAAGAACTTTTGGAAAGCGAGCTTTTCGGTTATGAAAAAGGGGCCTTTACCGGAGCAGAAAGGGCAAAGCCTGGTCGTTTTGAACAGGCAAATGGCGGGGTAATTTTTCTTGACGAAATTGGAGACATGCCTCTCTCCCTTCAATCAAAACTTCTTCAGGTCCTCCAGGACCAAGAGTTTTGCCGCTTGGGCGGTAAAAAAGACATAAAAGTTGATGTTTGGGTTATTACAGCTACTAACCATGATCTAGAAAAAGACGTAGAAAAAGGTTCTTTTAGGCAAGATCTTTACTATCGTTTAAGTGTCATAAAAATTTATATCCCTCCCCTTAGAGAAAGAAAAGAAGACATACCTTTACTATGTGACTATTTCGCTAATCTTTATGGCCGCAAATATAATGTCACAGATTTCAAAATTCCTTCTAGCTTACTAGAACTCTTTCTTAAATACAGCTGGCCAGGGAATGTCCGTGAGCTTGAAAACTACATCAAACGACTGGTGGTTTTAAGAGACTTTGAAGAAGTTGAAATAGAGATAAAGCGCTTTTTAAAAATTTTAGATCCAGAAGATATCTTGGAGACAGAAAATGAACAATTTGCCAAACGTATTGCTTTAGAGCTGGCTAAAGCAGAACAGGGAAAGATCTGCCTAAAAGATGTAAAAAAGCGAGTGCTGGCTCTGGTGGAAAAAAAGATAATTGATATGGTCCTCAGGCAAACCGATGGCAATAAAAAGCAGGCCGCAGCGCTTTTGGGGATCTCTTATAAGGCGCTTCTTTATAAACTTAGAGAATTCGAAGAGATGGGGTTATAA
- a CDS encoding purine-nucleoside phosphorylase: MKNLISNSNPSYRQKIEKAKDFLAQKFPFFPKVVIVLGTGLSGVAEEMEKDLVIPYAEIPYFPRSTVESHKGNLILGRLSDLEIAVFQGRFHFYEGYSTKEITFPLRVLTLLGAKLLIISNAAGGLDLSFKPGDLMLIADHINFIPENPLRGENYEDWGPRFPDLSEAYSKRLRHLVKAVAEGKIDLQEGVYVAVPGPSLETPAETRFLRLIGADAVGMSTVPEVIVAKHAGLEVLGLSVIANVNDPDNFQPILLEDVIANAQKAEKKMLFLIKEFLNFLPKDWLE, from the coding sequence ATGAAAAATTTAATTAGTAACTCTAATCCATCTTATCGGCAAAAAATAGAAAAAGCTAAGGATTTTTTGGCTCAAAAATTTCCTTTTTTTCCTAAAGTAGTCATTGTTTTGGGCACAGGGCTTTCGGGCGTGGCCGAGGAAATGGAAAAAGACCTGGTTATTCCTTATGCAGAAATTCCCTACTTCCCACGTTCCACAGTAGAAAGCCATAAAGGAAATTTAATTTTGGGTCGGCTCTCAGACCTTGAAATAGCGGTTTTTCAGGGAAGATTTCACTTTTACGAAGGCTATTCTACCAAAGAAATTACTTTTCCCTTAAGAGTACTAACTCTCCTTGGGGCAAAACTCTTGATTATTTCAAACGCCGCAGGAGGCCTTGATTTATCTTTTAAACCAGGTGATTTGATGCTTATAGCCGACCACATTAATTTTATTCCCGAAAATCCTTTAAGGGGAGAAAATTACGAAGATTGGGGGCCGCGTTTCCCAGACCTCTCTGAGGCCTATAGCAAACGATTGCGGCACCTGGTCAAAGCGGTAGCTGAGGGTAAAATAGACTTACAAGAAGGTGTTTATGTAGCTGTCCCTGGCCCAAGCCTTGAAACTCCCGCAGAAACGCGTTTTTTACGTTTGATAGGGGCTGACGCCGTAGGCATGTCCACGGTGCCTGAGGTCATTGTGGCCAAACACGCTGGCCTTGAAGTGCTTGGCCTTTCTGTTATTGCCAACGTTAACGACCCGGATAATTTTCAACCCATTCTTCTGGAAGACGTCATTGCCAACGCCCAAAAGGCCGAAAAGAAAATGCTTTTTCTAATAAAAGAATTTTTAAATTTCCTTCCCAAGGATTGGCTGGAATAA
- a CDS encoding Rne/Rng family ribonuclease — protein sequence MAELLINYAPYETRVALLEDGTLAEFYLERPRERGCVGNIYKGRVVRVLPGMKAAFVDIGLNRTAFLYGGDLCPSLFEAEELFGEYFAQEKFKIPPIEDVLKPGQEILVQVVKEPIGNKGARLTTNVTLAGRYLVFLPTMGHIGISRKIIDEKERKRLKELIEGLRPSNTGWIIRTVAQEATEEEIKTEISFLVSLWEDIKKRAQKVIAPALLYEELDISLRAVRDLLVKEVSSLVIDNRQVYEKILSYVEELAPHLKGCIKLHEPPPGIFEAYGVEIDYHRFLARKVWLKSGGFIVIEPCEAFTAIDVNTGRFVGKDDLEETVLRTNLEAAKEIAYQLRLRNIGGLIIIDFIDMHRQESREKLYQALKQFLSRDRAKTNVRPMSEFGIIEMTRERRRESLYNLLMETCPLCHGDGVIKSKRTVCYELFRRLERMGPHIKGKNVTIKVHPDVAQVLTGEEIEFLEEIEKKFEFEALVNEDPELYPWEFKFILNSS from the coding sequence ATGGCAGAGCTTTTGATAAACTACGCTCCGTACGAAACAAGAGTTGCTCTTCTTGAAGATGGAACCCTTGCCGAATTTTATCTCGAACGTCCAAGAGAAAGAGGTTGCGTAGGCAACATCTATAAAGGCCGTGTAGTTCGTGTTCTTCCTGGTATGAAAGCTGCCTTTGTGGATATTGGCCTTAATCGTACGGCCTTTCTTTACGGAGGAGATCTATGCCCTAGCCTTTTTGAAGCAGAAGAACTATTTGGCGAATATTTCGCTCAAGAAAAATTTAAAATTCCACCGATAGAAGATGTTTTAAAACCCGGCCAGGAAATTTTGGTGCAAGTAGTCAAGGAGCCTATTGGTAATAAAGGAGCAAGGCTTACTACGAATGTAACTCTAGCTGGGCGCTACTTGGTTTTTCTGCCAACTATGGGGCATATTGGCATTTCACGAAAAATTATTGATGAGAAGGAGCGAAAACGCCTAAAAGAACTTATTGAAGGATTACGTCCGTCTAATACCGGTTGGATTATTAGAACAGTAGCCCAAGAAGCTACCGAAGAAGAAATTAAAACAGAAATCTCTTTTTTAGTTTCTTTGTGGGAAGATATCAAAAAACGCGCCCAAAAAGTTATAGCCCCAGCTTTACTCTATGAAGAGCTTGACATAAGTTTAAGGGCAGTACGAGACTTACTAGTAAAAGAAGTATCTTCTCTGGTAATAGATAACCGTCAGGTTTACGAAAAAATTCTTTCTTATGTAGAAGAGTTAGCCCCTCATTTAAAGGGCTGTATAAAACTCCACGAGCCACCACCTGGAATCTTTGAGGCCTACGGTGTGGAAATAGACTATCATCGTTTTTTGGCCCGTAAGGTATGGCTTAAATCAGGGGGCTTTATTGTTATCGAGCCGTGTGAGGCCTTCACCGCTATCGATGTGAATACTGGCCGATTTGTGGGTAAAGACGACCTTGAAGAAACGGTACTGCGCACGAACCTTGAAGCCGCCAAGGAAATAGCTTACCAATTACGCCTAAGAAATATCGGTGGTCTAATTATTATTGACTTTATTGACATGCACCGCCAGGAAAGCCGTGAAAAACTCTATCAAGCTCTCAAACAATTCCTTAGCCGTGACCGGGCCAAAACCAACGTGCGGCCCATGTCAGAATTCGGTATTATAGAAATGACCAGAGAAAGACGCCGTGAAAGCCTCTATAATCTTCTTATGGAAACCTGCCCTCTTTGCCATGGAGACGGGGTTATAAAAAGTAAACGCACGGTGTGCTATGAACTTTTCCGCCGTCTTGAACGCATGGGCCCTCATATCAAAGGGAAAAATGTAACAATCAAGGTACATCCCGATGTGGCTCAGGTCTTAACCGGTGAAGAAATTGAATTTCTTGAAGAAATAGAAAAAAAATTCGAATTTGAGGCCTTAGTAAACGAAGATCCCGAACTTTACCCCTGGGAATTCAAATTTATTTTGAATTCCAGTTAA
- a CDS encoding methionine synthase vitamin-B12 independent, which translates to MFIGRAFPTIVGSFPGKDHEKAVKLVLKYCPEIPCWPQLPAYPQEGMLIQFSKGLPGFNPEKLILDPTDANFEPQMLQFYEEYLAVKEAGKPVTESFFALTPEEARGLFCLKEKLAGAKPLAVKGQVTGPFTLATGLKTPDGKACFYDSTLRDIITKQVALKAAFQVDLLKELEVPVIIFLDEPALAGFGSSSFVGVSREEVLAVLGEVAEEIKARGGIVGVHVCANTEWDLLVEAGIDILNFDAFDYLDRFLLYTKDIVTLLNKKGNIAWGIIPTLKPEALKESSAESLAKQLENAFEKLTKEGSLSIQQVVEQAIITPSCGMGTLPEDLVEQALSLLKEVSSILR; encoded by the coding sequence ATGTTTATAGGCAGAGCTTTTCCTACCATTGTGGGGAGTTTTCCTGGCAAAGATCATGAAAAAGCCGTAAAGCTTGTTTTAAAATATTGCCCCGAAATACCATGCTGGCCCCAGTTGCCAGCTTATCCACAAGAGGGCATGTTAATCCAGTTTTCAAAGGGCCTTCCTGGATTTAATCCAGAAAAACTTATTTTAGACCCTACTGACGCAAATTTTGAACCGCAAATGCTTCAATTTTATGAAGAGTATCTAGCGGTAAAAGAAGCCGGAAAGCCTGTAACGGAAAGCTTTTTTGCGCTCACTCCCGAGGAGGCCAGAGGACTTTTCTGCTTGAAAGAAAAACTTGCTGGCGCGAAGCCCTTGGCGGTTAAAGGCCAGGTTACCGGGCCATTTACCCTGGCCACGGGGCTTAAGACACCTGATGGTAAGGCCTGCTTTTACGATTCTACTTTGAGGGACATTATAACCAAACAGGTGGCATTAAAAGCAGCTTTTCAGGTAGATTTGTTAAAGGAACTGGAAGTTCCGGTAATAATTTTTCTCGATGAACCAGCGCTAGCGGGTTTTGGTTCTTCTAGTTTTGTAGGCGTGAGTCGAGAAGAAGTGCTGGCGGTCCTTGGTGAAGTAGCTGAAGAAATTAAGGCTCGAGGGGGTATAGTAGGGGTTCACGTCTGTGCTAATACAGAATGGGATCTGCTGGTTGAGGCGGGAATTGATATCTTAAATTTTGATGCCTTTGATTATCTAGATCGTTTCCTGCTTTATACCAAAGACATAGTCACTTTATTAAACAAAAAGGGAAACATTGCCTGGGGAATCATTCCCACCCTTAAACCCGAGGCCTTAAAAGAAAGTTCTGCTGAAAGCCTTGCCAAACAACTTGAAAATGCCTTTGAGAAACTGACCAAAGAGGGAAGTTTGTCTATACAACAAGTAGTGGAGCAAGCCATAATTACTCCTAGCTGTGGCATGGGAACTTTGCCTGAAGATTTAGTTGAACAAGCTTTGTCTCTTTTGAAAGAGGTATCTTCTATTTTGAGGTAG
- a CDS encoding transposase: protein MPRIPRFFMNDPRAAYHVISRTALPGHHVLGDEEKEHLLHLISWLSQVYFVEVYGFAIMGNHFHLLCRMLPEDQFSDEEVKRRIRLYYGEKRKIFFYEEVLKKWRKRLGNLSRYVQDIKQRFSRWYNKRVDRKGYFWADRFKSVIIETGEALLNCLAYIELNPVRAGIVEKPENYRWCSLGYRARRGTGKTFLSLDIGLPRYEGKSEKEKFELLREFVYGKGGLGKPERGTGKNLRQRVSFFTEGLAIGSKDFVKSAATRLKRFLGLKRGRKSKKIKDWADMAFI from the coding sequence ATGCCACGTATCCCACGTTTTTTCATGAATGATCCACGAGCCGCTTATCATGTAATCTCCCGCACCGCCTTGCCCGGCCACCATGTCCTCGGCGACGAAGAAAAAGAACACTTACTCCATCTTATTAGTTGGCTCTCGCAGGTCTATTTCGTCGAAGTTTATGGCTTCGCCATTATGGGTAACCATTTCCATCTCCTCTGCCGCATGCTCCCTGAAGACCAGTTCTCTGACGAAGAAGTAAAACGCCGCATTCGCCTCTACTACGGCGAGAAACGCAAAATTTTCTTCTACGAAGAGGTGCTCAAAAAATGGCGGAAAAGGCTTGGAAATCTTTCTCGATACGTCCAGGACATCAAACAGCGCTTTTCACGCTGGTATAACAAGCGCGTTGACCGCAAGGGCTATTTCTGGGCTGACAGGTTTAAGTCCGTAATCATTGAAACTGGGGAGGCTTTGCTCAACTGCTTGGCTTACATAGAGCTAAACCCGGTGCGGGCAGGAATTGTAGAAAAGCCAGAAAACTACCGCTGGTGCTCGCTAGGATACAGAGCAAGAAGAGGGACAGGCAAAACTTTTCTGTCGCTTGATATAGGACTTCCGCGGTATGAGGGAAAAAGCGAGAAAGAAAAATTTGAGCTTTTGCGGGAGTTTGTTTATGGCAAGGGCGGGCTTGGCAAACCAGAACGAGGGACAGGCAAAAATTTAAGACAAAGAGTCAGTTTTTTTACAGAAGGTCTGGCTATCGGAAGCAAAGATTTTGTGAAAAGTGCGGCCACAAGGTTAAAGAGATTTCTCGGGCTCAAACGAGGAAGAAAAAGTAAAAAGATAAAAGATTGGGCAGATATGGCTTTTATCTGA
- a CDS encoding J domain-containing protein, producing MTKNPFEVLGISPEMVRDLDEEALFGLVKACYRALQRAYHPDMQTNGKEKAVELNLAFEALDLERNPDSFKIHRKAYLRRLSRRTQKKTIDDLTKKVATLLRQKELLAENFWQHLLINSESPRATLFPEQPKDLKVTLLDLGLKFNASFTGFARHVAFKEILFDEEGKLYYRFPKRRYFQPVNFITLVGSVSRRKLEIWPLLEKEPTPEAAEDGLPDLKAFKILNAISVEVFKRTCLPLLKTSLHENAYLFSLHRRYSLIEPLVFVEGMILKIEPATSKDFSKIIKKSVSQKTPELPSGFLALTSHKDSSA from the coding sequence ATGACCAAAAACCCTTTCGAAGTGCTAGGAATATCTCCTGAAATGGTTAGAGACCTTGATGAAGAGGCCTTATTTGGCCTGGTCAAGGCTTGTTATCGAGCCCTTCAGCGAGCTTACCACCCAGACATGCAAACTAACGGCAAAGAAAAGGCAGTAGAACTTAATCTGGCCTTTGAAGCTCTTGATCTTGAACGAAATCCGGATTCTTTTAAGATACATCGAAAAGCTTATTTAAGACGACTTTCCCGCCGTACCCAAAAAAAAACTATCGACGATTTAACTAAAAAAGTAGCCACTCTTTTGCGTCAGAAAGAACTCCTTGCTGAAAATTTTTGGCAACATCTTTTAATTAACTCGGAATCTCCTCGCGCGACTTTATTTCCCGAACAACCAAAAGATTTAAAAGTTACTCTGCTAGACCTAGGTCTTAAATTTAATGCCTCTTTTACCGGTTTTGCCAGGCACGTGGCCTTTAAGGAAATACTTTTTGACGAAGAGGGAAAGCTTTATTATCGTTTTCCCAAAAGGCGATACTTTCAGCCAGTAAATTTTATTACTCTGGTTGGTTCCGTTTCTAGGCGCAAATTAGAAATTTGGCCACTTCTTGAAAAAGAGCCCACACCTGAAGCCGCTGAAGACGGTTTACCTGATCTTAAAGCCTTTAAAATATTAAATGCCATTTCAGTAGAAGTATTTAAAAGAACATGTCTTCCCTTGTTGAAGACTTCTCTTCATGAAAATGCCTATCTATTTTCTTTACATCGACGTTATTCATTAATAGAGCCTCTGGTATTTGTTGAAGGAATGATATTAAAAATAGAACCAGCTACTTCTAAAGATTTTTCTAAAATAATAAAAAAGTCTGTATCCCAAAAAACTCCAGAATTGCCTTCAGGTTTTTTAGCTTTAACTTCTCACAAAGACAGTTCTGCCTAA
- a CDS encoding type II toxin-antitoxin system HipA family toxin yields MKEEHFNFSLERRLKVWFVDTKGYPHHIGWIDIDREGITFQYETKKFIIDPINLPYTDKPIRTEGLKPPLLIFDDTIPDTWGLKILSDKYDFDFIRNRHLAIGIGDSSRIGALLFSDTEASSPPKPTWVNFRALQKCLEEIPEFDPRRVEEVFNYIGVTGVNIGGAKPKTILVDFHGQPWLVKFPGKTDPAPNTIAQVEVEGLAFARDVGIPVPTFWLVKTKHIYSIAVKRFDITSLKTLYLGRLMLISLSTVMGGLEMFDEGYEVAAQYVKKYSHFPERDVLTFYKQMVLNWFIVNTDDHLKNFAFLWDGETLRLSPAYDLVGNLWGMSEHTMPINDKTNDITPDDLLAAGQKMGFSREVAKGELMLLAERALIYYDRIASFNGTEMLVEKVKERISYFKKV; encoded by the coding sequence ATGAAAGAAGAACATTTTAATTTTTCTTTAGAACGACGCTTAAAAGTTTGGTTTGTTGATACCAAAGGTTATCCTCACCATATTGGTTGGATAGATATAGATAGAGAAGGGATTACCTTCCAGTACGAAACAAAAAAATTCATCATTGATCCTATAAATCTACCTTATACAGATAAACCTATTAGAACGGAAGGACTTAAACCCCCTCTTCTGATTTTTGATGATACCATCCCTGACACCTGGGGTCTTAAGATCCTTTCAGATAAGTACGATTTTGATTTTATACGTAATAGACATCTTGCTATAGGAATAGGAGATTCTTCCCGTATAGGGGCTCTTCTTTTTTCAGATACAGAAGCTTCCTCTCCTCCTAAGCCTACCTGGGTGAACTTTAGAGCCTTACAGAAGTGTCTAGAAGAAATACCAGAGTTTGATCCACGGCGTGTAGAAGAGGTCTTCAATTATATCGGCGTAACAGGAGTAAATATCGGTGGTGCTAAACCCAAAACTATTTTAGTTGACTTTCATGGCCAGCCCTGGCTGGTAAAATTTCCTGGAAAAACCGACCCTGCTCCTAATACTATTGCTCAGGTAGAGGTTGAAGGCCTTGCTTTTGCAAGAGATGTAGGGATTCCAGTACCTACCTTCTGGCTAGTCAAAACTAAACACATATATAGCATTGCGGTAAAAAGATTCGACATCACTTCTCTTAAAACCCTTTATCTCGGGCGTCTTATGTTAATTTCTTTAAGTACAGTGATGGGAGGCCTTGAAATGTTTGACGAAGGATATGAAGTAGCCGCTCAATATGTGAAAAAATATTCTCACTTTCCAGAAAGAGATGTATTGACCTTTTATAAACAGATGGTGCTTAATTGGTTCATCGTAAATACTGATGATCATCTCAAAAACTTTGCCTTTCTTTGGGATGGAGAGACTTTAAGGTTATCTCCAGCATATGATTTGGTGGGAAACCTCTGGGGCATGTCTGAGCACACTATGCCTATAAATGATAAAACTAATGATATTACTCCAGATGATTTATTAGCTGCTGGACAAAAAATGGGTTTTTCGCGTGAAGTGGCCAAGGGCGAATTAATGCTTTTAGCTGAGAGAGCTTTAATTTATTATGACCGAATTGCTTCTTTTAATGGAACAGAAATGCTTGTGGAAAAAGTCAAAGAGAGAATTTCTTATTTCAAAAAGGTCTAA
- a CDS encoding MFS transporter — protein sequence MFFSVCGAFALATTAFFMPLYLKESGFSGKEIGIIYAAFSITSIISAFPSGLASDRFLARDLIALALALMGVASWMKSEIFLFPLFMLAYLIYGVGQNLFKVSLDALLLKTFSRDVGKVYGIFNSVRMLGFTPGGIAGGLLLSVLDFRFILKLIGSFYLLLSLIKNFLPKNVPISFGLKTYREDFWKPSVLLFAIWLFLFYLHWGAEFTSYGLFLRENLRLSLLGMGFYMSAEFAMIGLTSFTVGLWLNKGVSPYLLAIWGLLASGIGHMGMIIENLTVSLVFRLLHGVGDGTIMVLSYVGIAELFRVERIGGNSGLITLTIMLGGFIGSLIFGPLGEKWGYQWPLFISGVTTLALIPIIFIPKMIKTNERRTF from the coding sequence TTGTTTTTTTCTGTCTGTGGAGCCTTTGCCTTAGCTACTACTGCTTTTTTTATGCCTCTTTATCTAAAAGAAAGCGGTTTTTCAGGAAAAGAAATAGGGATTATTTACGCTGCTTTTAGTATTACTTCTATTATCAGTGCTTTTCCCTCAGGGCTTGCTAGTGATCGCTTTTTGGCAAGAGATTTAATCGCTCTAGCTCTAGCTCTTATGGGAGTTGCTTCTTGGATGAAAAGTGAAATTTTTTTATTTCCACTTTTTATGTTGGCTTATCTTATTTATGGAGTAGGTCAAAATCTTTTCAAGGTAAGCCTTGATGCTTTACTTCTGAAAACCTTCTCTCGAGATGTAGGTAAAGTTTATGGCATATTTAACAGTGTAAGAATGTTAGGCTTTACCCCTGGAGGAATTGCGGGAGGTCTTTTACTTTCAGTTCTTGATTTTCGTTTCATTCTCAAATTAATAGGTAGTTTCTATTTGCTACTTTCCCTTATAAAAAATTTTCTTCCCAAAAACGTACCGATTTCTTTTGGCCTCAAAACTTATAGAGAGGACTTTTGGAAACCTTCGGTGCTTCTTTTTGCGATTTGGCTCTTTTTATTTTATCTTCACTGGGGGGCAGAATTCACTTCTTATGGTCTATTCTTGAGGGAAAATCTTAGACTTTCCTTGTTAGGTATGGGTTTTTACATGTCTGCCGAATTTGCTATGATAGGTTTAACTTCTTTTACAGTAGGTCTCTGGTTAAATAAAGGGGTGAGCCCTTACCTTCTTGCAATCTGGGGTCTATTGGCTTCTGGAATCGGGCACATGGGAATGATTATTGAAAATCTTACGGTAAGTCTTGTTTTTCGATTGTTACACGGAGTAGGAGACGGCACCATAATGGTGCTTTCTTATGTGGGGATAGCCGAGCTTTTTCGGGTTGAGCGTATCGGAGGAAACAGCGGCTTAATTACTTTGACTATCATGTTAGGAGGCTTTATTGGTTCACTTATTTTTGGGCCTCTTGGGGAAAAGTGGGGCTATCAATGGCCTCTTTTTATTTCTGGAGTTACCACTCTTGCTTTAATTCCCATTATTTTTATTCCCAAGATGATTAAAACAAATGAAAGAAGAACATTTTAA